One Hyalangium gracile genomic window carries:
- a CDS encoding LodA/GoxA family CTQ-dependent oxidase: MQGHSRFTNGQGRPSNFFDYVRAPEAVNDPSPGLMPKLAGDNPLTDKHPRNYLVLTDTQYFLLSQFSKGLCDMSPPQKTPTPQEQLDRGVLDNCVGGPFCPGIEVTWISRDFNFYSEPFRFKHKPLNGQPLTWDNNPHQGQGLEPGDASKYMALPWQADFNECSNQIIDHTSIWWWPAQRPYYVYYRDEQSGSVQQGYWTRPKQSNFVRDETMVYNWKNLGFILQQSGTPAFMEQDSLPFVRLDMDTPLDNPPQDKKQ, from the coding sequence GTGCAGGGGCACTCCAGGTTCACCAACGGGCAGGGCAGGCCCTCCAACTTCTTCGACTATGTCCGAGCGCCCGAGGCCGTCAATGACCCGAGCCCGGGCCTGATGCCGAAGCTGGCGGGGGACAACCCGCTCACCGACAAGCACCCGCGCAACTACCTGGTGCTGACGGACACGCAGTACTTCCTCCTGAGCCAGTTCAGCAAGGGGCTCTGCGACATGTCGCCGCCCCAGAAGACCCCCACGCCCCAGGAGCAGCTGGACCGAGGCGTCCTGGACAACTGCGTGGGAGGGCCCTTCTGCCCCGGGATCGAGGTGACGTGGATCTCCCGGGACTTCAACTTCTACAGCGAGCCGTTCCGCTTCAAGCACAAGCCGCTCAATGGCCAGCCCCTCACCTGGGACAACAACCCGCATCAAGGCCAGGGACTGGAGCCAGGGGATGCCAGCAAGTACATGGCGCTGCCCTGGCAGGCCGACTTCAACGAGTGCTCCAACCAGATCATCGACCACACCTCCATCTGGTGGTGGCCCGCGCAGCGGCCCTACTACGTCTACTACCGAGACGAGCAGAGTGGCTCGGTTCAGCAGGGGTATTGGACCCGTCCCAAGCAGTCCAACTTCGTCCGGGACGAGACCATGGTCTACAACTGGAAGAACCTGGGCTTCATCCTCCAGCAGAGCGGGACGCCGGCGTTCATGGAGCAGGACTCGCTCCCGTTCGTCCGGCTGGACATGGACACGCCGCTGGACAACCCGCCCCAGGACAAGAAGCAGTGA